One Mucilaginibacter ginkgonis genomic region harbors:
- a CDS encoding MlaE family ABC transporter permease yields MEIIEKPADQAIKKKPGFFQKLGGVFVDLYNVAKFIARFFKEAFAPPYEGKELLRQLYEIGVRSLALITLTGFIVGLIFTKQSRPSLANFGAQSWIPSLTAIAIFRALAPLVTALITAGRVGSSIGAEIGSMRVTEQIDAMEVSGTNPFKFLVCIRIIATSISVPILATFSGCVAIIGSYLNVHQNEGTSFATFIEQTFSPLAYIDFTSALIKSLVFGFTIGVVGTYKGYNSSRGTEGVGKAANSAVVTAMFLVFIEEMLLVQIIGWYR; encoded by the coding sequence ATGGAGATTATTGAAAAACCTGCCGATCAGGCGATAAAGAAGAAGCCCGGCTTCTTTCAAAAACTTGGGGGCGTTTTTGTAGACCTGTATAACGTAGCGAAATTCATTGCACGTTTCTTTAAAGAAGCTTTCGCGCCGCCTTATGAAGGTAAAGAGTTGTTACGCCAATTGTATGAAATTGGTGTAAGGTCACTTGCGCTTATTACACTTACGGGCTTTATTGTAGGGCTAATCTTTACCAAGCAGTCGCGGCCATCACTGGCTAATTTTGGCGCCCAATCATGGATACCCTCGCTTACGGCTATCGCCATATTTAGGGCGCTGGCGCCTTTGGTAACCGCGCTGATCACCGCCGGACGGGTTGGATCCAGCATTGGTGCAGAAATCGGATCCATGCGCGTTACCGAGCAGATAGACGCTATGGAAGTGTCAGGCACCAACCCTTTTAAATTTTTGGTTTGCATCCGTATCATAGCAACATCCATTTCGGTACCGATACTTGCAACCTTCTCGGGATGCGTAGCCATCATTGGCAGTTACCTTAACGTCCATCAAAATGAGGGCACCAGCTTTGCCACTTTTATTGAGCAAACATTTTCACCTCTGGCGTACATCGATTTCACTTCAGCATTGATAAAATCACTGGTTTTTGGTTTTACGATTGGCGTAGTAGGAACTTATAAAGGATATAACTCTTCGCGGGGTACAGAAGGCGTGGGTAAAGCAGCGAACAGCGCTGTGGTTACGGCCATGTTTTTGGTATTTATCGAAGAGATGTTATTGGTTCAAATTATCGGTTGGTATAGATAA
- a CDS encoding ABC transporter ATP-binding protein: MEKPKSHIDHNNAVIAIRGLKKSFEDNHVLRGVDLDLFQGENLVVLGRSGTGKSVLIKIISGLLTADTGSVKVLGKDLNNIDSKELRDLRVDVGFSFQGSALYDSMTVRQNIEFPLVRNSPKLTRAEINRQVEEVLDNVGLLQTINQMPSELSGGQRKRIGIARTLVLKPKIMLYDEPTAGLDPITCLDINELINEVQQIYNTSSIIITHDLTCAKTTGDRIVMLLDGRFERQGSFEEVFDTNDERVKAFYDYNFTD; encoded by the coding sequence ATGGAAAAACCGAAATCACATATAGACCATAATAACGCGGTTATCGCCATTCGCGGACTGAAAAAATCGTTCGAAGACAATCACGTTTTACGTGGGGTAGATTTAGATCTATTCCAGGGCGAAAACCTGGTAGTGTTGGGTAGATCGGGTACCGGTAAATCCGTTTTAATCAAAATCATCTCCGGCCTGCTCACTGCTGATACCGGCAGCGTAAAAGTTTTAGGTAAAGACCTTAATAACATTGACAGTAAAGAACTGCGCGACCTACGTGTAGATGTAGGTTTTTCTTTTCAGGGTAGTGCTTTGTACGATAGTATGACCGTGCGCCAAAATATAGAGTTCCCATTGGTGCGAAACAGCCCCAAGCTTACACGTGCAGAGATTAACCGGCAGGTAGAAGAGGTTTTGGATAATGTAGGCTTGCTGCAAACCATTAACCAGATGCCGTCAGAATTATCGGGTGGACAGCGCAAGCGTATTGGTATTGCCCGGACACTTGTACTAAAGCCAAAGATCATGCTGTATGACGAGCCTACAGCCGGCCTGGATCCTATAACTTGCCTTGACATCAACGAGCTGATCAACGAAGTTCAGCAGATATATAATACATCTTCAATCATTATAACGCACGACCTTACCTGTGCTAAAACCACAGGCGACCGTATAGTAATGCTGCTTGATGGGCGGTTTGAGCGCC